Below is a genomic region from Bradyrhizobium sp. 1(2017).
GCGCGCATGCATCGCCCATGGTCGAGAGCGTCCCGAGCAGGCTGTCGCGACCGATCATCGCGACCTGGACATGCTCGCCCTTGGTGAGCTTCACCACCAGCGAGATGACGCCGCGGTGGGGAAAGTAGGCGCGCTGGAGCGTCTCGCCGGCTTCCACCAGCACCGCGTCATGGGGCAAATCGACCGTGCGCAGGTACGGGCGGATCAGGTCATAGTCGTCTGGCAACAGCGTGGACAGGAAACCGTTGGCTGGGCGTACCATCGTTTCCAAGACTGTCTCCCGTCTTTTTGCACCAGCGGGTCGCGGCAAGTGCAATCGCTCCCTGCGCGAGTAGGTTCCATCATGTTCACGCCGGGATATATTGGCAATTGGGACAATATGTCCGGGTGCGGCGTGTCGTGTGCACGTCGGTGAGCAGTCCGCCTGCCCCGAAGCTTCCTGTCAGCCATGACGCCGTCACGGTCCAGCACCGCAAGCCCGGCTATTTGTCCGTGGACAAGTCGATCGTGGGCGAATTCGATCCGTCCCTCGAAGCAGATCAGTTACGGCAGCCTCCTCCCCCAAGACAGCTGCCCTGACCATTCCGCGAGGCTCCACGCTGGGCGCAGCTGATCGAAATCCTGAGACGTCGAGCACTGGCGGAAATTGGTTGGGCGGACGGCCGCTGACGGGACATACAGATCAATCGCGCCTTTGTTCGTCCTCCCTCGCCATGAAGTTGCGTGTAAACAAATTATATTGTAAAGGTTGTATCATTGCCTGTATAGCGGTTCGTGGAGGGCGTGCAGGAATAAGCGGCAAGAGTGCCCTTTAGGAGCCGGAAGCATTGCATCCGTGCTCCGATCGGACGCGGTCGACCTGCGCATTCTCGTGCATCGGACAAGTGACGACAGCCATCCAACCTTGCTCCCAAGCAAGGCGTCACATGGCCGCGGCGCTTGCGTCCATCGCCTTCGTTTCTCAGGCGCCGCCAACGATGTTGGCGACCATGCATTTCGACCGAAACCAGAGGAGAAGGGCGTGCTTCACGGCTCGATGATTGAATTGTCGAAACGGGACGCTCGAGCGGGAAGGGAGGATCTGCGCCATATCCTCGTTGTCGACGACGACCCGATGGTGTGCATGGCCATCGAGATCTATCTCCAGCGCAACAATTTCCGGGTGACGATCGCCGAGGGAAGTGAAGCCGGATTGCGGGCCCTCGAACATTAACAGTTCGACCTGATGATCATCGATATCTTCATGCCGCATATGCGCAGCTTCGAATTAGTCCGGATCCTCCGCGAGCGCGCGCCCGCCACTCCGCTGATCGCGATGTCGGGCTACGCTTTTGCAGATCTGAATTCGCCCGCGCCCGATTTGCTCCGGATGGCGCTGGAGCTCGGCGCCGTACGCTGCCTGCGCAAGCCGTTCACGCCGCTCGCATTGCTCGCCGCCATCAACGATTGCCTGGCGGCGCATCGTCCCGATGCCGAGATGCTTTCGTCGGCGCGGCTGGGTTAGCGCGGCACGGGCCGCAGCAGCGACGAAGTAACCGTTCATTTACCCAAGACGCGAACTTTGCGGATCTCGCAAAGCGCGACGCGAGGGTCGCCGAATAGCCCGCGATTGCGGGCGGCTCCATCCCACTCCACGCAGGCCGAGGCTATCGCCCTTTGCGCGCAGCACTTTCTCGCGCGCACCGCCGGGCCGTTATCGGCGCATCTGCCTCGTCCTTTCCGGTCGCGGCGCGGCGCCGGTTTTGACGAAAAGCGCATCGTATGCAGCCGAACGGCAAACTTGTCTTCAATATCCGTAGTAGCACGGAGGATGAAATTAACGGGACCGTGAAAGGGGATGTCTAACGATCCAAGAGAGGGCTTCCGTGGATTCCAGGCGAGGCTCTGGCGCGAGTCCATTTCAGTAAGGCGTAGCTCATGGATGATCTGTTGCGGGAGTTTTTGACGGAGACCAGCGAGAGCCTGGACACCGTCGACAATCAGCTGGTGAAGTTCGAGCAGGAGCCGAACAACGCCAAGATCCTGGATAACATCTTCCGCCTCGTCCACACCATCAAGGGTACCTGCGGCTTCCTCGGCCTGCCGCGACTGGAGGCGCTGGCGCATGCCGGCGAGACCTTGATGGGCAAATTCCGTGACGGCATGCCGGTGACCGGGCAGGCGGTGACGGTGATCCTGTCCTCGATCGACCGCATCAAGGAGATCCTCGCAGGCCTCGAGGCCACCGAAGCCGAGCCCGAGGGCAACGACCGCGATCTCATCGACAAGCTGGAAGCGATGGTCGAGCAGGGCATGGCGGCAATGTCAGCGTCGGCTTCGCCGATCGCGTCAGGCTCGGCGCAGCCGATGGCGGCTGGAAGTGCCGCCGCTCCCGTTGCCGAAGCCCCGCCGCTGGTGCCGGAGGCCCCGGCTACCGCGCCCGCCAAGGAGATGACCACGGGCACGCTGATCGAGCAGACGCTGGAGCGTCCCTTGCGTCCGGGCGAGGTCTCGCTCGACGAGCTCGAGCGCGCCTTCCGCGAGACCGCGATCGAAGCGCCGGCCCCGGCCCCCGTTGCCAAAGCCGAGCCCGCGCCTGAAGCTCCGGCCGCCAAGGAGGCTGCCAAGGAGGCTGCAAAACCCGCCAAGGAAAAGGCCGCGCCGAAGAAGTCGATGGCCGACGAGAATGCCGGCGAAGGTGCCAGCATCGCCAACCAGTCGATCCGCGTCAACGTGGACACGCTGGAGCATTTGATGACCATGGTCTCCGAGCTGGTGCTGACCCGCAACCAGCTGCTGGAGATCTCCCGCCGCAACGAGGACACCGAGTTCAAGGTGCCGCTGCAGCGCCTGTCCAACGTCACCGCCGAGCTGCAGGAGGGCGTCATGAAGACGCGCATGCAGCCGATCGGCAATGCCTGGCAGAAGCTGCCCCGCATCGTCCGCGACCTCTCTAGCGAACTCGGCAAGCAGATCGAGCTGGAGATGCACGGCGCCGACACCGAGCTCGACCGCCAGGTGCTCGACCTGATCAAGGACCCGCTCACCCACATGGTGCGCAACTCCGCCGATCATGGCCTCGAGACCCCCGCCGAGCGTCTCGCCTCCGGCAAGGGCGAGCAGGGCACCATTCGCCTGTCCGCCTATCACGAGGGCGGCCACATCATCATCTGCATCGCCGACAACGGAAGGGGCCTCAACACCGAGAAGATCAAGGCCAAGGCGATCTCGTCAGGCCTCGTCACCGAGGCCGAGCTCGAGAAGATGAGCGAGGCCCAGATCCACAAGTTCATCTTCGCGCCCGGCTTCTCGACCGCGGCCGCCATCACCTCGGTCTCGGGCCGCGGCGTCGGCATGGACGTGGTCCGCACCAATATCGACCAGATCGGCGGCACCATCGACATCAAGAGCGTGGCTGGCGAGGGAAGCTCCGTCACCATCAAGATCCCGCTGACCCTGGCCATCGTCTCGGCCCTGATCGTGGAAGCTGCCGGCGACCGCTTCGCCATCCCGCAGCTCTCGGTGGTCGAGCTGGTGCGCGCCCGCGCCAACTCCGAGCACCGCATCGAGCGCATCAAGGACACCGCGGTCCTCCGCCTGCGCAACAAGCTGCTGCCGCTGATCCACCTCAAGAAGCTGCTCAAGATCGACGACGGCGCCGCATCCGATCCCGAGAACGGCTTCATCGTGGTGACCCAGGTCGGCAGCCAGACCTTTGGCATCGTCGTCGACGGCGTGTTCCACACCGAAGAAATCGTGGTCAAGCCGATGTCGACCAAGCTGCGTCACATCGACATGTTCTCCGGCAACACCATCCTGGGCGATGGCGCGGTGATCATGATCATCGACCCCAACGGCATCGCCAAGGCGCTCGGCGCCGCCGGCTCCTCGGCCCATGACATGGGCGACGAGAACGGCGCGCATCACATCGGATCGGGCGAGCAGACCACTTCGCTTCTCGTCTTCCGCGCCGGCTCGTCGCAGCCCAAGGCGGTCCCGCTCGGGCTCGTCACCCGCCTGGAAGAGCTGCCCGCCGACAAGATCGAGTTCTCCAACGGCCGCTACATGGTGCAGTACCGCGAGCAGCTGATGCCGCTCGTCGCCATGGAGGGCGTCACCATTGCCAGCCAGGGCGCCCAGCCGATCCTGGTGTTCGCCGATGACGGCCGCTCCATGGGGCTCGTCGTCGACGAGATCATCGACATCGTCGAGGAACGGCTCAACATCGAGGTCGGCGGCTCCAGCCAGGGCATTCTGGGCTCGGCCGTGATCAAGGGTCAGGCCACCGAGGTGATCGACGTCGGCCACTTCCTGCCGATGGCGTTCGCCGACTGGTTCACCCGCAAGGAGATGAAGCCGTCGCTGCACTCGCAGTCGGTGCTGCTGGTCGACGACTCAGCGTTCTTCCGCAACATGCTGGCGCCGGTGCTGAAGGCGGCCGGCTACCGCGTCCGCACCGCGCCGACCGCGCAGGAGGGCCTGGCTGCGCTGCGCGCGCAGAGCTTCGACGTGGTGCTGACCGACATCGAGATGCCCGACATGAACGGGTTCGAGTTCGCGGAAGTGATCCGCTCGGACAACAATCTGGGCGCGATGCCGATCATCGGCCTGTCCGCCCTGGTGTCGCCGGCGGCGATCGAGCGCGGCCGTCAGGCCGGCTTCCACGACTATGTCGCCAAGTTCGACCGTCCCGGTCTGATCGCGGCGCTGAAGGAGCAGACCGCGGGCGCCGCCGGCGCCTCCGAGCTGAGCCGGGCAGCGGCGTAAGCAGGACAGGGATCAGGAGACACCGAGATGACCAACAAGACCCAATCAGCCGAAGGCGCCATGGTCGAATACGTCACCGCGATGATCGGCGGCCAGCTGTTCGGGCTGCCGATCTCCCGCGTGCAGGACGTGTTCATGCCCGAGCGCGTCACCCGCGTGCCGCTGTCCTCGCGCGAGATCGCGGGCGTGCTGAATCTGCGCGGCCGCATCGTCACCGTGGTCGACATGCGCGCCCGCCTCGGCCTGCCCAGGGCCGAGGACGGCAAGGTGCCGATGGCGGTCGGCGTCGACCTGCGCGGTGAATCCTATGGCCTGCTCATCGACCAGATCGGCGAGGTGCTGCGCCTGCCCGAGGCCGGCATGGAGGAGAACCCCG
It encodes:
- a CDS encoding hybrid sensor histidine kinase/response regulator, which produces MDDLLREFLTETSESLDTVDNQLVKFEQEPNNAKILDNIFRLVHTIKGTCGFLGLPRLEALAHAGETLMGKFRDGMPVTGQAVTVILSSIDRIKEILAGLEATEAEPEGNDRDLIDKLEAMVEQGMAAMSASASPIASGSAQPMAAGSAAAPVAEAPPLVPEAPATAPAKEMTTGTLIEQTLERPLRPGEVSLDELERAFRETAIEAPAPAPVAKAEPAPEAPAAKEAAKEAAKPAKEKAAPKKSMADENAGEGASIANQSIRVNVDTLEHLMTMVSELVLTRNQLLEISRRNEDTEFKVPLQRLSNVTAELQEGVMKTRMQPIGNAWQKLPRIVRDLSSELGKQIELEMHGADTELDRQVLDLIKDPLTHMVRNSADHGLETPAERLASGKGEQGTIRLSAYHEGGHIIICIADNGRGLNTEKIKAKAISSGLVTEAELEKMSEAQIHKFIFAPGFSTAAAITSVSGRGVGMDVVRTNIDQIGGTIDIKSVAGEGSSVTIKIPLTLAIVSALIVEAAGDRFAIPQLSVVELVRARANSEHRIERIKDTAVLRLRNKLLPLIHLKKLLKIDDGAASDPENGFIVVTQVGSQTFGIVVDGVFHTEEIVVKPMSTKLRHIDMFSGNTILGDGAVIMIIDPNGIAKALGAAGSSAHDMGDENGAHHIGSGEQTTSLLVFRAGSSQPKAVPLGLVTRLEELPADKIEFSNGRYMVQYREQLMPLVAMEGVTIASQGAQPILVFADDGRSMGLVVDEIIDIVEERLNIEVGGSSQGILGSAVIKGQATEVIDVGHFLPMAFADWFTRKEMKPSLHSQSVLLVDDSAFFRNMLAPVLKAAGYRVRTAPTAQEGLAALRAQSFDVVLTDIEMPDMNGFEFAEVIRSDNNLGAMPIIGLSALVSPAAIERGRQAGFHDYVAKFDRPGLIAALKEQTAGAAGASELSRAAA
- a CDS encoding chemotaxis protein CheW encodes the protein MTNKTQSAEGAMVEYVTAMIGGQLFGLPISRVQDVFMPERVTRVPLSSREIAGVLNLRGRIVTVVDMRARLGLPRAEDGKVPMAVGVDLRGESYGLLIDQIGEVLRLPEAGMEENPVNLDPRMAKLAGGVHRLDGQLMVVLDVDRVLELETKVQMAA